The genome window CTATAATATTCACTATTACAGCCTCAATTTTTATCTGCTGATATTTTTATCTGCTGAGGTATTGGGCTCTAGAAAATTGGGCTGTACTGACTCCTGGTTTCAAACATTACCTGGGTTGAAAATTCAGGTTAGTGAACCTGAATGAATTGTAGGAACGGTACTCCTCGTCTCACCCTATGACCTTGAGCAGAGTATGACCAGCGTTTGAACTGGAATTTTTGACTAGAACCCGTTCATTCGTTACTACTATCTTTACAAAATCGCTGTGTCCCCTCTAACACTTGAACTAGAAGCTAATGCTAAGAAAAATGGAAGCTTCAAAATCAAAGAATTATGTTAAATCAGTTCAGGTGCAAGGCTTCCAAGAGATATTTTCAAAAAGTGACGCTGAATTGGCAAGCTACATTAACAGGTAGCCGTATGAGCCTTGTATGAAATCGCCTCACAATTCTCAGAACTATGTTTTGGTCTTAGAGCAAAACTCTAAGGACTTACAGCCCTTGGAGTCATTGTTCCATCGGTTGAGTTGCTCAATGGTAGTCACAGATTCTCCTGCTCAAGCAGTTGCTAGGGCTAGTCAGGTTCCACCATACCTCATCATTTTGTCGGGCAGTCAAAGTGCTTGGTCTGAAGAATTGATTCATCAATTTCGTCACATTGCCGATGCTTGCGACGGCACCATTTTGGCGTTAACTGATTCCCATGCGCCTAGCTGGCAGCGGCAAGAAGATAACCCAGGCTTTGATGGCTTTTTGGTAAAGCCCTTGCATGGCGATGTGTTGGTGTCTTTGCTTCAGTCGGCACTGGCGCGAAAGAGCTATAGTTCAGAAAATTGATGAAGCCACAAAATCGATTTCGGAAACCCGATTCATTGCAACGTGCAGCTAGCTCCTGTTTATCCTCTGTTATATAAGGTTCTTAAACCTGTGTTCCCAGGTTGCCTATGGTCAGGGCGATCGGACATCAAAGCGATCGCCCTCACTATTGATGATGGGCCGCACCCTGCTCATACTCTGCGGCTTCTGAAAGTCCTTGAGCACTACCAGATACAAGCTAACTTTTTCTGGTTGGGGGTTTGTGTACAACGCTTTCCAGAAATTGCGAGAGCCGTTTGGCAGCAGGGTCACTGGATTGGACTCCATGGCTATGATCATCGCTCTTTTCCGCAGCTTTCATCAGTGGCGTTACAACAAAGTTTAGTTGAAACCCAACAGGCGATCGCCCAATCTTGCCAACTCGATTTTATTGAGGTTCAACAGCGTATCCGAGATGTGCGTCCGCCTAATGGATTGTTTCTGCCACAGACTCTTGTTGATCTAGAGCGGTGGAACTATCGCCCTGTGATGTGGAGTGTCGTTCCTGAAGACTGGGTGCGTCCAGGAATAGAGGTGGCGGCTAGACGAATCTTAAGTCAGGTGCAAAATGGCTCATTGATTGTGCTGCACGATGGCTGTTGTGGCGGCGATGATGTGGCGGCGATCGCGGCTCAGGTCATTCCGCTTCTTCTACAACAAGGGTATCAATTTGTGACGATCGATGAACTTTGGCAACAGCGCCTCTTACCTCTGCCAACAAGCACAAAATAATTTTTCTTCAACGGCTTCTATCGAGTTTCCACAGACAGGCGGAGACTAAATTTGTTGTGACATGAGCGGCAATGGGAACTAGTAAACTTCCGGTAGCCACCGCACTGTAGCCCAAAACTCCACCCATGATCGTTGCCCAAATGACGTAGGGAAGGTGTTGACTACCGCTAAAGTGCATCACACCAAAGCAAGCGCTGGAAATGAGAACGCCGAACCAGGTCAAGCCAATTGCAGGCAGCATCACCCCTCGAAACAGTAGCTCTTCGCTCATGCCAGGGAGTAAGCCTAGCCAAATCAAGTCTATCCAGTTGAGCGGTTTGAGCACCATTGCCAGGTAAAAGTCTGCACTTTGGCGATAGGCAGCCCAAACCCGATAGGCGATCGCGCTAGCTGCCGTAATTCCTAGCCCCAGAGCAATGCCTATAAGGAGCGATCGTCCTCCCGCCCACCTCATCGGCAGCATTTCAGTTGGGTCAAAAAGTAGCCATAGGCGAGAAACAATGAGCAACACAACGGCAGTCACTCCCATCGCAATCAAAATTTGAATGCGCGTGAGTGTCTCGGTGCTAGGAGTGGGAGGGGTTTGCTGGGACACTTTTATAATTACAAACAGAAAATTACAAACGAAAATTAAAAGAGAGTATGAATTACACGCTACCACTTTAGAAAACATCTTTGCGATCGAAAAAGCTTACAGATGTAGTTTTCCTGAGCGAGGCATTGCACCGGTTTACTGCTGAGACGACAGCGTTGCGGATACAATCAATATCTGTAGATTGTGAGGAGAACGGCTGTGTTCTACCCCACTTTATCCAAGGGCAGCCATGTTACTCGATATTGCAAGCCTGATGACTCAATCGGAGATGGCTCAACTCGCTTCTCCAGGGCCCATGATTGGTTCTTTGCCGATTCGCTGGTATGGGTTGCTGATCGCCTCTGCGGTTTTAATTGGGGTTAGTTTATCGACCTATTTGGCAAAACGGCGCGGCGTAAACCCAGATTTGATCAGTGACTTGGCAATTTGGTTGGTCGTTGCTGCTATTCCCTGTGCGCGGCTTTACTATGTTGCGTTTGAGTGGGAAAGTTATGCTTCTCGTCCGGCAGAGATCTTGGCAATTTGGCATGGAGGCATTGCCATTCATGGAGCGCTGATTGGTGGTGCGCTTGCCAGCTTAATTTTTGCCAAGCTGAACAAAATTTCGTTTTGGGTGCTAGCCGATTTAGTTGCACCGTCTGTAATTTTGGGTCAGGCGATCGGGCGATGGGGTAATTTTTTCAACTCTGAGGCATTTGGTCGTCCGACCGATTTGCCTTGGAAGTTGTACATTCCTCCAGCCCAACGACCCAATGATTATGCTCAGTTTGAGTACTTCCACCCTACGTTTCTTTACGAATCGCTGTGGAACTTGGGTGTATTTGCTATTTTGCTAACGCTGTTTTTTCGGGGGTTGAAGCCCCACAGTAAGCTCAAGAATGGCACCTTAATTCTTACCTACTTGTTAGCGTATAGCTTGGGACGGTTTTGGATTGAAGGACTGCGGATGGATAGTTTAATGCTAGGATCTTTGCGGATTGCTCAATTTGTTAGCTTGTTAGGCATTGTTTTGGGGAGTGGAGGATTGTTTTGGCTGTACAAAATGCGACGATCGCTCCCCGATGTGATTTCACCAGATGCATCTTTAGGAAACTCCTCTTCAGGCAGAACTAAAGTTTAACAGGCAAAAAAAATCCCAGAGGAAACCTCCAGGATTTGAATCAGGGTGCATCTACCAGTCACCTTTACGCAGTAGGTAGGAGATGTCCGGTGATTGTTTACAGAGTTCATACAGTCTTTACGCGAACGCAGAAGTTATAAGGATTCTTCTAAAAACTTTTGCTCTATCCAAAGAAAGACCCCAGAGGAAATCCTCTGGGGCTTGAATCAGGGTGCATCTACCAGCTACTTTTACTCACAGTAAACAGAATGTCCGGTATTCACATTGGTAGTTTACACATTCTTTAAAAGAGGGCATCTTTTTTTAAGGGCTTATCGAAGGTGGATAAGTTTTAGGGTAACCAAAAAAGTTGCCATTGCTCAAGTTTATTCTCTGACATTACCCCATGAGTACTATTCGTTTAGAGCCAAAAGTGTACATTGTGGGTGCAGGGCCCGGTGACCCCGATTTATTGACCGTAAAGGCTCAAACGCTTTTGCAAAATGCCGACGTAATTCTGTTTGCCGACTCCCTTGTGCCCCGCCAAATTTTGCAGTGGGTGCAGCCGGATGCAGAAGTCATTCGGACTGCCAATAAGACTTTAGAGGAAATTTTGCCTTTAATGATTGACCGAGTGCGATCGCGTCTTTCGGTCGTGCGGCTTCATTCAGGCGATCCTAGTCTCTATAGTGCTGCCTCCGAGCAAATGCAGGCACTCGCGGCTGCCGAAATTCCTTTTGAAGTGATTCCTGGCATTAGTGCCTTTCAACTTGCGGCTGCTCGTCTTAAGGTAGAGTTGACGGTTCCCGAGCTGGTGCAGACTATTATTCTGACACGCATCAGCGGACATACCCGTGTTCCTGAAACAGAAGACCTTAGTGCCCTCGCAGCCCATCAAGCGACCCTTTGCCTTTACCTTAGTGCCCGCCATGTCCAAGCCGCGCAAAATAAGCTGATGCAGCACTATCCCAGCGATTGCCCGGTGGCAGTTTGCTTTCGTTTAGGCTGGCAAGATGAAAAGCTTTGGGTGGTGCCGCTGAGCGAAATGACAGCAATTACAGAGCGAGAAAACTTGGTGAGGACAACCCTATATGTGATCAGTCCGGCGTTGGAACTGGCGGGAAATGTGGATGGCAGCGGGTTTAAAGGAAACAGATTTAAGAACGATGGGGGGCGATCGCGTCTTTATAATCCTGACCACGCACATATTTTTCGCCCCAAAGAACCTTAGAGCTTTGTCTTAAGGCTTGGCTCTCTAAAACCTCGCTAAAATAAAGGTATTAAGAAATACAAACAAAATCTCATGGAAAGTCTTCGCACAAACGCAAAGCGTCGAGTGGTCGTTGTGGGAGCCGGAATTGGGGGATTGACGGCAGCGGCGCTTCTAGCACATCGGGGCTATCAGGTATTGGTGCTAGACCAAGCGATCGTTCCAGGTGGCTGCGCTTCTACATTTCAGCGGCGCGGCTTTACATTTGATGTGGGCGCGACCCAAGTAGCTGGACTGGAACCCGGCGGTATTCACCACCGAATTTTTTCAGAACTAGACATTGAGTCGCCTGCCGCTACCTTCTGTGATCCGGCTTGCGCCGTGTATCTGCCGGGTGAAACTGAACCCATTAGCGTTTGGCGTGACCCCGATCGCTGGAAAGCCGAGCGCCAACGTCAGTTTCCGGGCAGTGAACCCTTCTGGCAGTTATTGTCCGATCTATTTCGCTATAGCTGGGCGTTTCAATCCCGCGATCCAATTTTACCGCCGCGTAATGTCTGGGATTTTCTGCAACTGGTGCAAGCCGTTCGCCCCGATACGCTGATGACGTTGCCCTATACTTTTTCCACGGTGGGGCAAATGTTGCGCTTGTATCGCTTAGGGAACGATCGCCGCCTCAAAACTTTTCTGGATTTGCAGCTAAAGCTTTACTCTCAAGTAAATTCTGACGAGACCGCTTTACTGTATGCAGCAACTGCTCTGGGCGTTTCGCAAGCGCCCTTGGGGCTATATCACTTGCAGGGCAGCATGCAGGCATTGAGCGATCGCCTCGTGACTTCCCTAGAGCGGGATGGCGGTAAGCTGTTAATGCGCCATTCTGTGCAGAAAATTAACGGCGACCCCTTGCGGGCATCGGCAACCGCTCGCAGCGTCGAGATTCGCGACCAAAAAACGGGCGAAGTTTGGACAGAACCCGCTGATCATGTGGTGGCAAACGTCACCGTTCAAAACCTGGTGCAGCTTCTGGGCGACCAAGTTTCCCCCGGATATCAGCACCGAGTCGAAAAACTGCCCTCTGCTTCGGGTGCCTTTGTCGTGTACCTGGGTGTTAAGCAAGCCGCGATTCCTCCAAACTGCCCGCCCCATCTGCAATTTTTGTATGACTATGAGGGTCCCATTGCTGAAAATAACTCTCTCTTTGTTTCTGTAAGCCATGCAGGAGATGGGCGCGCTCCAGAAGGGTGTGCTACGGTGATTGCTTCTTCGTTTACTGATCCAACTGCCTGGGCACAGTGCCAGGATTACGAAGGGTTAAAGCAGCAGTACACCGAAACGGCAATCGCCCGTTTATCGCAGTTTTTTGACCTCACCTCCGATACAGTGGTCTACACTGAAGCCGCCACGCCCAGAACCTTTGCGCAATATACAGGGCGCGATCGCGGCGTAGTCGGCGGCATTGGGCAGCGAGTCGGAACATTTGGGCCCTTCGGTTTTGCCAATCGCACACCCATTCAGAATCTTTGGCTAGTGGGCGACTCTACCCACCCCGGCGAAGGAACCGCTGGGGTCAGCTATTCAGCATTAACTGTTGTCCGCCAGATTGAGGCAGGGGAGCAGTAACTTACTTAGTAACTTAACTATTAACAAACTGGTCTTAACCCTGGATCATCTGCTCAGAAATCCAGCTTAGATAGGGCGATGACCCGAGATCAATAGGTAATGCAATAATCTCAGGAACTTCGTAGGAGTGGAGTTCTCGCACTTTGGCTTCAAGCTGTGAAAAGTTGCGTAGATCGGTTTTGATCATCAGTTGCCATTCGGCTTCGTTATGGACTTTGCCGTTCCAGGTATAGAGCGAGTGAATGGGCATTAAACTAACACACGCAGCCAGCTTAAACTGAAGGAGAGCCTGGGCGATCGCTTCTCCCTCGCTTTGGGAAGATGCGGTCACTAACACTAAACCGTATTGTTTTAAGCTGTTCTGTTTTAAATTAGCCTGTTCTAAATCTTGCATCATATTATCAAGCCTTAGAGAGTTGACATGGATAGTATCTCTCAAACTTTACTGGAACCAGTGTTTAAATCCGTTCAGGCATGGCTAGCAACGCACCCAGTCATTGCCTGGGCGATGAGCCATCCCCTATGGGCGATCGCGCTCTTGTTCATTGCTCTGCTGCTGAGTTGGGGCTTATTAGGAGCGATCGCCCGACTGGTTCAACAAGCCTGGTTGCTCATTCTGCAAGCGCCCCTAAAACTGTTGCAATGGCTCTTCAGAGGTTTGTTCAAAGCCATTCCCAAAAGAGTATTGGCTGAGGAACCGACGGCTCTGGAACAACGTGAACAACGATTGCTAGAAACATTAAATCGTCTAGAGGCATTGCAGCAAGAGCAAGAAGAACTGATGCAAGAAGTTAAAACAATTTTGATGTTGAAAAGTTAAGGAAAGATTCATATCATGCAGAAAAAAATTGCGCTCTGGGCACTTTGGCTGGGATTTATCATTTACGCCTTTTTCCTAGCCCCTCCTGAAAGTCCTGAAACCTGGACAGTGATTCAAAATCTTTCTACAGGCAAATTCCAAGGTATCAACCCTCTAGTGATTTCTGTATTCAATCTTCTGGGTGTTATACCGTTACTGTATAGCTGTTTAATCTACATTGACGGCAGAGTGCAAAAGGTTCCAGCTTGGCCTTTCTCAGTCGGTTCATTTGTGGTGGGGGCTTTTGCCCTAATTCCTTACCTGGCACTACGCGAACCGAATGATACGTTTGTAGGGCAGAAGAATGCGTGGTTGAAGATCATGGATTCGCGATGGACAGGAGGAATAGTCGCGATCGCGACTCTCACTCTGTTATTTTACGGACTAATGAACGGGGATTGGAATGATTTTGTGCAACAGTGGCAAACCAGCCGATTCGTTAATGTGACAAGCTTGGATTTTTGTTTAGTGTGCTTGCTGTTTCCCGTTTTGCTAGGAGACGACATGACCCGAAGAGGCTTAAAAGATCGACGAATTTTTTGGGCGGTTGCGCTCGTGCCGTTACTGGGAGCGATCGCCTATGTCACACTGCGTCCACCTTTAATAGTTCCAGAAAATTAACCCAAAAAAAGCAGGCGTAATGCCTGCTTTCCAGAAACTTTAAGCCAGAATTAGGCTTGACAGTTACCAGCGATTCCCACCACCCGAACGACTGAAGCCATCCCGGTTGTCACCTCCGCGATCGCCAGAGAAAGAACGCTTATTGTCTTCACGGGGTCTGGCTTTGCTGACTCGCATATCACGACCCATCCACTCAGCGCCATCTAGGGCTTCAATGGCTGCTGTTTCCTCGGTTTCAGCTTCCATTTCTACAAAGGCAAAGCCTCGGACTTTACCCGTTTCCCGATCGGTGGGCAAAGACAAGCTTTTGACCGTTCCATGCTCTGCAAAAACTTTCGATAGTTCGTCCTGAGTGACCCCATAAGCGAGGTTTCCAACATAAATAGACATATTGCGCGTCTCCAATAATGGTGTAGGGCGTGTAGCGAAGGTTATAAATTCGGGAGAACGCCTACAAGTCAATGAAAACGAATCGCGTCCGAAAATCTCTTCAGGCTTACCAATGTAACACAGCCATGAAAGAATGGAAGAACACTAGAACTCTTTTAGAGAACAAGACTAGTCATAGGTTCTAACATAGGGATTAGGGATACACCCTATTAGTTCAGCAGCCCCTCTATCATTGACTCTGAGCAGGATTGAAGCTATGCAAGGTCTTACTTTTTCTTCAAATGAATCGTTAGAAAAAGTTACAAAAATTCAGCAGTTGCAGATGCAATTACGCGATCGCTGGCTGTCGGTTGATGAATTTGATACGGAAGAAAATGATGTGTTAGTCATTCCTTCTCTCAGCTTAGATCAACGCGAACTCCTGAAAGTAAAAGGCGTTCATTATTACGAAGAAAGGCTGTTGTTTTCTATTATTCGTCTTCGCAATCCGCGTACCCGCGTCATTTATATTACCTCGCAACCGATTCATCCTAATGTCGTTGATTATTACCTGCAATTGTTACCTGGCGTGCCTTTCCCCCATGCCCGCGATCGCCTCCTCTTGCTGTCTACCCACGATGCCGCGCTGAAGCCACTAACCCAGAAAATTCTAGAACGCCCTCGTCTACTCGCGCAATTACGGCAACTGATTCGGCATGATAAAGCCTATCTCACCTGCTACAATTCCACGCCATTAGAACAAGAGTTGGCGCTACAACTCAATATTCCGCTGTTGGCGCTCGACCCCAATTTGCTGTATTGGGGAACTAAAAGCGGCAGCCGCGAAGCCTTTGCCGAAGCAACAATTCCTCATCCTGATGGCAGTGCCCTCGTGTGGACGGTGGAGGAACTAGCGCAAGTCACGGTCGATTTATGGGAGCGACAGCCTACTCTCAAGCGAATTGTCATTAAGCTCAATGAGGGCTTTTCGGGAGAGGGCAATGCGCTGTTGGATTTGCGATCGCTGTCAAAAATTGCCCCTGGGCAGGCTTCGACGGCTGAACGAGTGGCGGTAATTGGCGATCGCTTCCAGTCTCTTAGCTTCCAATGCGACACCGAAACCTGGACAAACTTTAGCAGCCGCATTCCAGAACTAGGCGCGATCGCTGAAGCTTTCATCGAAGGAGACGAGAAGCGATCGCCCAGCGTTCAAGGCTGCATTAATCCCAATGGCGAGGTTGAAATCTTATCGACCCACGATCAAATACTCGGCGGCCCCGACGGACAAATATTTTTAGGATGCAGCTTTCCTGCCGATGCGACCTATCGCCTAGCTCTGCAAGAGTACGGCACTAAAGTTGGCAAAGTTTTGGCAGCAAAGGGCGTGCTAGAGCGATTCAGTGTAGATTTTGTGGCAGTGCATCATCCTCAAGATTCATCTCAGCGTTATTCATCTCACACACAATGGGAGTTACAGGCGATCGAGATCAACATTCGCAAGGGCGGCACAACTCATCCATTTATGACGCTCAAGCTAGTAACTCAAGGGCAATATGATAATGAAACGGGCTTGTTTTGCAACCAGCATGGCAAACCTAAGTATTATGTGGCGACCGATAATTTACAAAACGACGCGTACAAAGGGCTTCTTCCCCATGACTTAATCGATATTATTGCCCAGCAGCATCTCCACTTCAATAGCACTACGGAGACGGGTAGCATTTTTCACCTGGCAGGCTGTCTTTCAGAATTTGGCAAGGTTGGCGTGACCAGCATTGGCAATTCACCCACAGAAGCAGAAGCTCTCTATAAACAGGTAATCCAAGCGTTAGATGACGCGGTGCTGAATTGATTAGCACTCAAATTTTTCAGTTCTTTTAAAAATTCTCTGGTGATAGGCAAACTCAGTTCGCGTTATAGTGGGAATATCGTTAAGAAATGTAATATTGATAGCGTGGTTACCCAAACATCAGTTTCTCCTGTTGAGTTTTCTACTCCCTTCGATGTTCAGACCTGGATTTGGCAAGATCATCAGATTCGCTACACCGTTTTGGGTGAAGGACGACCTTTAATTCTGATTCATGGCTTTGGAGCCTCAATGGGGCACTGGCGAAAAAATATTCCTGTGCTTGCTGAAGCAGGCTATAGGGTTTTTGCGATCGATCTCCTGGGGTTCGGGCGATCGGATAAGGCGCTGATTCGCTACTCGGTTGAACTCTGGGAAGAAATGCTTACCGACTTTTGGACGGCAAAAGTTCAGGAACCTGCTGTGTTCGTGGGTAACTCGATTGGGGCACTGCTGAGTTTAATGATGTTGACCCATCATCCTGAAATGGCGGCAGGTGGCGTACTTTTGAACGCGGCGGGCGGCTTGAACCATCGTCCTGAGGAACTGAAAGCGCCCCTGAGATTGGTGATGGGCGCTTTCACCAAATTGGTGAGTTCAGAACTTATTGGTGGCTTTTTGTTCGATCGCATTCGTCAAAAATCTCGACTCAAGAAAACTCTAGGGCAGGTCTATTTCGATCGCACTGCCATCACCGATGAACTAGTAGAAATTCTCTACCAACCTTCCTGTGATCCGGGCGCCCAAAAGGTTTTTGCCTCTATTCTGACTGCCCCTCCTGGGCCCCGTCCTGAAGAACTTTTGCCTCAAGTCACTCAGCCTTTGTTAGTAATTTGGGGTGAAGCCGACCCTTGGACTCCGATCGCAGGTTCTAAGCTTTATCAAACACTTGCTGAAAAATCTCCTGAACAAGTTCAGTTTGTCGCCATTCCTGACACAGGGCACTGTCCTCACGATGAGCGTCCAGAAATCGTTAATGCTGCCATCTTAAATTGGCTTGCTACGGGTTAAACTCATGATAACTCCTACAATCATTTTGCCGGGTTATTTAGCAGGGGCTAAGCCTTATCAAGAAATGGCATCCAGCTTGCAAAGTATGGGTATTCCTGCGGTTATTGTGCCGTTGCAGCGACGTGACTGGTTGCCTACGGTGGGCGGGCGATCGATGTTACCCATTTTGCAAAAGCTGGATCAAACCGTGCAGCAAGTGATGGCAGAATCAGGGAGCGATCGCGTTAACTTGGTCGGTCATTCTGCCGGAGGGTGGGTAGCTCGAATTTATTTAGGAGAACTTCCTTACGACGTTCATGCTGCCAATGCTGGACAAGTTTGTCTTTGGAAAGCTTGGGCGTTTGTCAATACGCTGATCACCCTAGGAACGCCCCACGTCAGCCAAGAGCGCTGGACGAAACGCAACCTTGATTTTGTCAAAAATAATTATCCAGGCGCATTTTATGACAGTGTGCGCTATGTCTGTGTGGCTGGAAAAGCGAGCTATGGCGATCGCACCTGGCAAAGCTGGTTTACCTACAGCAGCTACGAGCTCACCTGCGGTCAGGGCAATTGTTGGGGCGATGGCATTACGCCCGTTGAGTCGGCGCATTTAGCAGGGGCAGAAAATATTACGTTAGAAAATGTTTGGCACTCTCCCCGTCCACAGAAGCTCTGGTATGGTACGCCAGAAGTTGTGAAGGCTTGGGCAACCTATTTGCCTGGAAATACAAGTTTGCCTGGAAATACAAGGTAGATTTAGCAGTGGTTTCTGCACCCTACAATTTTTTCTCAGAACCCTTACAATCAATAAACTTAATCCTTCTTTACCTCATACATGCTTACTGCAATCCTACCCTTTAGCTTGGCAATCAACCCCACAGCCTTAGCCGGAGTGAGTCTTTGGGCTTTAGCAATTTATTTAGGGTTTTCCCCTGTGAGCGATTGGGTGATGGAACAATTAAATCGCTGGATGAACTTTGCCGAGCATCTCTACACTTCGGCTGAAGAATTCGAGCGAACAAAGTCTGCGCGCGAGTCACAAAATTCTTTTTACGCTTCATTGTTGAGCATTGTGCCGTTCTTACTAGTGGGCGGATTGTGTAATTGGGGTGTTGAGATCAGTTTGGGTGAGGGCTGGTCAATTAGTATAGGAATTTTGGCTTGCATGAGTTGTGGCGTGTATGAGCTAGGTCGTCAGGATGGACGATCGCAAGAGTAAGGCGATCGTGTTCTCGAACGTTAATTTTCTATTGAGGCAGTGGTTCTGACAATGAGAAGCGATCGTTCACACAAGTTCTTTTTTGCATTCACGATGAGTTAAAATTCAGTGCAAAATTTTGAAATAAATAATACCTGTTAGGGTACTGCTTGACTTGCTTATGCCCAAATTGTGATGTGCGTGTAAGTTTATTTAAGGAGAGAAAATTCTGATACTTCCGAGCATAACTCTAGTGGGTTTCTACTGTCTGAAGCTGGGAATA of Timaviella obliquedivisa GSE-PSE-MK23-08B contains these proteins:
- a CDS encoding carboxylate-amine ligase; the encoded protein is MQGLTFSSNESLEKVTKIQQLQMQLRDRWLSVDEFDTEENDVLVIPSLSLDQRELLKVKGVHYYEERLLFSIIRLRNPRTRVIYITSQPIHPNVVDYYLQLLPGVPFPHARDRLLLLSTHDAALKPLTQKILERPRLLAQLRQLIRHDKAYLTCYNSTPLEQELALQLNIPLLALDPNLLYWGTKSGSREAFAEATIPHPDGSALVWTVEELAQVTVDLWERQPTLKRIVIKLNEGFSGEGNALLDLRSLSKIAPGQASTAERVAVIGDRFQSLSFQCDTETWTNFSSRIPELGAIAEAFIEGDEKRSPSVQGCINPNGEVEILSTHDQILGGPDGQIFLGCSFPADATYRLALQEYGTKVGKVLAAKGVLERFSVDFVAVHHPQDSSQRYSSHTQWELQAIEINIRKGGTTHPFMTLKLVTQGQYDNETGLFCNQHGKPKYYVATDNLQNDAYKGLLPHDLIDIIAQQHLHFNSTTETGSIFHLAGCLSEFGKVGVTSIGNSPTEAEALYKQVIQALDDAVLN
- a CDS encoding lipase, which codes for MITPTIILPGYLAGAKPYQEMASSLQSMGIPAVIVPLQRRDWLPTVGGRSMLPILQKLDQTVQQVMAESGSDRVNLVGHSAGGWVARIYLGELPYDVHAANAGQVCLWKAWAFVNTLITLGTPHVSQERWTKRNLDFVKNNYPGAFYDSVRYVCVAGKASYGDRTWQSWFTYSSYELTCGQGNCWGDGITPVESAHLAGAENITLENVWHSPRPQKLWYGTPEVVKAWATYLPGNTSLPGNTR
- the lgt gene encoding prolipoprotein diacylglyceryl transferase, yielding MTQSEMAQLASPGPMIGSLPIRWYGLLIASAVLIGVSLSTYLAKRRGVNPDLISDLAIWLVVAAIPCARLYYVAFEWESYASRPAEILAIWHGGIAIHGALIGGALASLIFAKLNKISFWVLADLVAPSVILGQAIGRWGNFFNSEAFGRPTDLPWKLYIPPAQRPNDYAQFEYFHPTFLYESLWNLGVFAILLTLFFRGLKPHSKLKNGTLILTYLLAYSLGRFWIEGLRMDSLMLGSLRIAQFVSLLGIVLGSGGLFWLYKMRRSLPDVISPDASLGNSSSGRTKV
- a CDS encoding alpha/beta fold hydrolase; protein product: MVTQTSVSPVEFSTPFDVQTWIWQDHQIRYTVLGEGRPLILIHGFGASMGHWRKNIPVLAEAGYRVFAIDLLGFGRSDKALIRYSVELWEEMLTDFWTAKVQEPAVFVGNSIGALLSLMMLTHHPEMAAGGVLLNAAGGLNHRPEELKAPLRLVMGAFTKLVSSELIGGFLFDRIRQKSRLKKTLGQVYFDRTAITDELVEILYQPSCDPGAQKVFASILTAPPGPRPEELLPQVTQPLLVIWGEADPWTPIAGSKLYQTLAEKSPEQVQFVAIPDTGHCPHDERPEIVNAAILNWLATG
- the cobM gene encoding precorrin-4 C(11)-methyltransferase codes for the protein MSTIRLEPKVYIVGAGPGDPDLLTVKAQTLLQNADVILFADSLVPRQILQWVQPDAEVIRTANKTLEEILPLMIDRVRSRLSVVRLHSGDPSLYSAASEQMQALAAAEIPFEVIPGISAFQLAAARLKVELTVPELVQTIILTRISGHTRVPETEDLSALAAHQATLCLYLSARHVQAAQNKLMQHYPSDCPVAVCFRLGWQDEKLWVVPLSEMTAITERENLVRTTLYVISPALELAGNVDGSGFKGNRFKNDGGRSRLYNPDHAHIFRPKEP
- a CDS encoding RNA-binding protein — its product is MSIYVGNLAYGVTQDELSKVFAEHGTVKSLSLPTDRETGKVRGFAFVEMEAETEETAAIEALDGAEWMGRDMRVSKARPREDNKRSFSGDRGGDNRDGFSRSGGGNRW
- a CDS encoding polysaccharide deacetylase family protein; its protein translation is MQLAPVYPLLYKVLKPVFPGCLWSGRSDIKAIALTIDDGPHPAHTLRLLKVLEHYQIQANFFWLGVCVQRFPEIARAVWQQGHWIGLHGYDHRSFPQLSSVALQQSLVETQQAIAQSCQLDFIEVQQRIRDVRPPNGLFLPQTLVDLERWNYRPVMWSVVPEDWVRPGIEVAARRILSQVQNGSLIVLHDGCCGGDDVAAIAAQVIPLLLQQGYQFVTIDELWQQRLLPLPTSTK
- a CDS encoding CPBP family intramembrane metalloprotease, with protein sequence MFSKVVACNSYSLLIFVCNFLFVIIKVSQQTPPTPSTETLTRIQILIAMGVTAVVLLIVSRLWLLFDPTEMLPMRWAGGRSLLIGIALGLGITAASAIAYRVWAAYRQSADFYLAMVLKPLNWIDLIWLGLLPGMSEELLFRGVMLPAIGLTWFGVLISSACFGVMHFSGSQHLPYVIWATIMGGVLGYSAVATGSLLVPIAAHVTTNLVSACLWKLDRSR
- a CDS encoding DUF2834 domain-containing protein, producing MQKKIALWALWLGFIIYAFFLAPPESPETWTVIQNLSTGKFQGINPLVISVFNLLGVIPLLYSCLIYIDGRVQKVPAWPFSVGSFVVGAFALIPYLALREPNDTFVGQKNAWLKIMDSRWTGGIVAIATLTLLFYGLMNGDWNDFVQQWQTSRFVNVTSLDFCLVCLLFPVLLGDDMTRRGLKDRRIFWAVALVPLLGAIAYVTLRPPLIVPEN
- the crtD gene encoding C-3',4' desaturase CrtD, which translates into the protein MESLRTNAKRRVVVVGAGIGGLTAAALLAHRGYQVLVLDQAIVPGGCASTFQRRGFTFDVGATQVAGLEPGGIHHRIFSELDIESPAATFCDPACAVYLPGETEPISVWRDPDRWKAERQRQFPGSEPFWQLLSDLFRYSWAFQSRDPILPPRNVWDFLQLVQAVRPDTLMTLPYTFSTVGQMLRLYRLGNDRRLKTFLDLQLKLYSQVNSDETALLYAATALGVSQAPLGLYHLQGSMQALSDRLVTSLERDGGKLLMRHSVQKINGDPLRASATARSVEIRDQKTGEVWTEPADHVVANVTVQNLVQLLGDQVSPGYQHRVEKLPSASGAFVVYLGVKQAAIPPNCPPHLQFLYDYEGPIAENNSLFVSVSHAGDGRAPEGCATVIASSFTDPTAWAQCQDYEGLKQQYTETAIARLSQFFDLTSDTVVYTEAATPRTFAQYTGRDRGVVGGIGQRVGTFGPFGFANRTPIQNLWLVGDSTHPGEGTAGVSYSALTVVRQIEAGEQ
- a CDS encoding divalent-cation tolerance protein CutA, which encodes MQDLEQANLKQNSLKQYGLVLVTASSQSEGEAIAQALLQFKLAACVSLMPIHSLYTWNGKVHNEAEWQLMIKTDLRNFSQLEAKVRELHSYEVPEIIALPIDLGSSPYLSWISEQMIQG